A single genomic interval of Spinacia oleracea cultivar Varoflay chromosome 6, BTI_SOV_V1, whole genome shotgun sequence harbors:
- the LOC110785843 gene encoding protein indeterminate-domain 11: MLKQQQQQQQVFIEENMSNLTSAASGDASVSSGNNNNNTRGEPSSSFYFPHHQSSEEQPPPQQTPAKRKRNLPGNPDPDAEVIAMSPKSLMATNRFLCEICNKGFQRDQNLQLHRRGHNLPWKLKQRTNKEVRKKVYVCPETSCVHHDPSRALGDLTGIKKHFCRKHGEKKWKCEKCSKRYAVQSDWKAHSKVCGTREYRCDCGTLFSRRDSFITHRAFCDALAEETARSITTNSILSNPIAAAGPSNSHFINLQQQHQMQLLNNQQQQDQLHAFPLKREQHMMNLPPWLACPPMDPPHQHQHQHHQQLPSPSSSSSIFHQQQEQMMMQHHQQQQQNPNPSNPSMGPTFSTSSSGGGGGGGGTGGLGGPYHTQAATAASAHMSATALLQKAAQMGATMSNTATPQPHQQHHHLHPQHHQQSHVSDTSNSNTTTTAGLFGLNLSSRDHQQQEIMPTTTTTTGLIVNHGLSSFGIMNKAATPSPRPTPITTNAAAATIGGPGSGNGSGSGSDHQLTASNTSPNHGPPPQPPSSFFHDMMVNSLSSSYDHNDDAFGEIGGMGTMLGTSNSKKADDDRSSLAAFHHSLGTQEDANNNNINNNNNNNNNGGGGGNDGLTRDFLGLRPLSHNDILTIAGLGNCMATNTPSHHLHHHQQQQQDSHKSWQG; encoded by the exons caacaaacaCCAGCTAAGCGGAAGCGAAACCTACCGGGAAACCCAG ACCCAGATGCGGAAGTGATAGCTATGTCACCAAAATCACTGATGGCAACAAACAGATTCTTGTGTGAGATCTGTAATAAAGGGTTTCAAAGAGACCAGAATTTACAGCTTCATAGAAGAGGGCATAACTTACCATGGAAGTTGAAGCAAAGAACAAACAAAGAAGTGAGGAAGAAAGTGTATGTTTGTCCTGAAACAAGCTGTGTGCACCATGACCCATCAAGGGCTTTGGGTGATTTAACTGGAATCAAGAAGcatttttgtcgaaaacatgGTGAGAAGAAATGGAAATGTGAGAAATGTTCTAAAAGATATGCTGTTCAATCTGATTGGAAAGCTCATTCTAAGGTTTGTGGTACTAGGGAATACAGATGTGATTGTGGCACTCTTTTCTCCAG GAGGGATAGTTTCATAACACACAGAGCATTCTGTGATGCATTAGCAGAGGAAACGGCAAGATCAATCACTACAAACTCAATACTGTCTAATCCAATTGCAGCAGCCGGCCCATCCAACTCTCACTTCATTAATCTTCAGCAGCAACATCAAATGCAGTTGTTGAACAACCAGCAACAACAGGATCAACTCCATGCATTCCCACTTAAGAGAGAACAACACATGATGAATCTTCCACCCTGGCTTGCTTGTCCACCAATGGATCCTCCtcatcaacatcaacatcaacatcatCAGCAGCTGCCTTCTccttcttcatcatcatcaatctTCCATCAACAACAAGAGCAAATGATGATgcaacatcatcaacaacaacaacaaaatccaaACCCTAGTAACCCTAGCATGGGCCCTACATTCTCTACATCATCATCAGGAGGGGGAGGAGGGGGAGGAGGAACAGGAGGGCTTGGTGGACCTTACCACACACAAGCAGCAACAGCGGCATCGGCCCACATGTCAGCTACTGCATTGCTGCAAAAGGCAGCTCAGATGGGAGCTACCATGAGTAATACTGCAACCCCTCAACCCCACCAACAACACCACCACCTTCACCCACAACACCACCAGCAAAGTCACGTGTCTGACACTAGTAATTCaaatacaacaacaacagctGGCTTATTTGGCTTGAATTTGTCCTCACGTGACCACCAACAGCAGGAGATCATGccaactactactactactactggCCTTATTGTAAACCATGGTTTGTCTTCTTTTGGAATAATGAACAAAGCTGCAACCCCATCACCAAGACCAACACCAATAACAACCAATGCTGCTGCTGCCACCATTGGTGGGCCTGGGTCTGGGAATGGGTCAGGGTCAGGGTCAGATCATCAACTTACTGCCTCAAACACGAGTCCTAACCACGGCCCGCCACCACAACCACCCTCTTCCTTCTTCCATGACATGATGGTCAATTCTCTCTCATCTTCCTATGATCACAATGATGATGCCTTTGGTGAGATTGGGGGTATGGGCACCATGTTAGGCACTTCCAACTCTAAGAAAGCCGATGACGACCGTTCTTCCTTAGCCGCATTCCATCACTCACTTGGCACTCAGGAGGacgccaacaacaacaacatcaacaacaacaacaacaacaacaacaacggaGGAGGAGGAGGGAATGACGGGCTTACAAGGGACTTTCTAGGATTAAGACCTCTTTCTCATAATGACATTCTCACCATTGCTGGACTTGGTAATTGCATGGCCACGAACACACCTtctcatcatcttcatcatcatcaacaacaacaacaagatagCCATAAATCATGGCAAGGTTAG
- the LOC110785829 gene encoding probable phospholipid hydroperoxide glutathione peroxidase, with protein sequence MEFECTRFKAEYPIFYKVDDNDSNVAPTYKFLKSSKYGLFGDGPKWNFTKFLVDRNGNIVDRYAPTTSPKNIEKDVKKLLGIQK encoded by the exons ATGGAGTTTGAGTGTACCCGTTTCAAAGCTGAATACCCCATTTTTTACAAG GTTGATGATAATGATAGTAATGTTGCCCCGACTTATAAGTTCTTGAAATCAAGCAAATATGGACTTTTTGGAGATGGGCCTAAGTGGAACTTCACCAAGTTTCTTGTTGATAGAAATGGCAACATTGTTGATCGTTATGCACCTACTACTTCACCAAAGAACATCGAG AAAGATGTGAAGAAACTGTTGGGCATCCAAAAATAA